GCAACGAGATACCAGACACCAACGATCCTCTTGGGACCAGCAAAGGAGCGACCCCTATGAGCAAGCCCGGTCTTCGCCAGATCGCCTTCTACGGCAAGGGTGGTATCGGCAAGTCCACTACGTCGCAGAACACCCTGGCGGCGCTTGTCGAACTGAACCAGAAGATCCTGATCGTCGGCTGCGATCCCAAGGCTGACTCGACCCGCCTGATCCTGCACGCCAAGGCCCAGGACACCGTGCTGCACCTGGCCGCCGAAGCCGGTTCCGTGGAAGACCTGGAACTGGAAGACGTTGTGAAGCTCGGCTACGCCGGCATCAAGTGCGTCGAGTCCGGCGGTCCGGA
This DNA window, taken from Azospirillum fermentarium, encodes the following:
- a CDS encoding AAA family ATPase codes for the protein MSKPGLRQIAFYGKGGIGKSTTSQNTLAALVELNQKILIVGCDPKADSTRLILHAKAQDTVLHLAAEAGSVEDLELEDVVKLGYAGIKCVESGGP